A single window of Ovis canadensis isolate MfBH-ARS-UI-01 breed Bighorn chromosome 15, ARS-UI_OviCan_v2, whole genome shotgun sequence DNA harbors:
- the MRPL17 gene encoding large ribosomal subunit protein bL17m: MRLSFAAAISHGRVYRRLGLGPESRIHLLQNLLTGLVRHERIEASWARVDELRGYAEKLIDYGKLGDTNERAMRMADFWLTEKDLIPKLFQVLAPRYQGQNGGYTRMLQIPNRNQQDRAKMAVIEYRGNCLPPLPLPRRDSNLTLLNQLLQGLRQDQEASTHSSHPAQTPEV, from the exons ATGCGGCTGTCGTTCGCCGCCGCGATCTCCCACGGCCGCGTATACCGCCGTCTAGGCCTTGGTCCCGAGTCCCGCATTCACCTGTTGCAGAACTTGCTTACGGGACTGGTGCGCCACGAACGCATCGAGGCGTCATGGGCACGCGTGGACGAGCTGAGGGGCTACGCCGAGAAG CTCATTGACTACGGGAAGCTGGGAGACACCAACGAACGAGCCATGCGCATGGCGGACTTCTGGCTCACG GAGAAAGACTTGATCCCAAAGCTGTTTCAAGTACTGGCCCCTCGGTACCAAGGTCAGAATGGGGGCTACACGAGAATGCTGCAGATCCCAAATCGGAATCAGCAGGATCGGGCCAAAATGGCAGTGATTGAGTACAGAGGGAACTGTCTcccgcccctgcccctgccacGCAGAGACAGCAACCTTACACTCCTAAACCAGCTGCTTCAGGGGCTGCGGCAGGACCAGGAAGCAAGCACCCACAGCTCCCACCCAGCTCAAACACCAGAGGTTTAA